Proteins found in one Herbiconiux sp. A18JL235 genomic segment:
- a CDS encoding DMT family transporter, protein MPPGLSELSETIALDPKQFIGIPIALVGAVFLSLGAQFQHRGVAKVEARTHGADKGLSVKQLMALLARPSWVIGTLMLGLAVVFQLTSLGFSPIIVVQPLGAVALVITAVLNSRVSKVKLNRSSVISIVLCVGGVGLFVLVAAFTAVDKPVTTRDLIVILIILAIVLLLFAFGFVVLRRRFKAIAYIVGAGVLYGFVATLAKVVISRIFQAHFEWLTVLALIGLLAAAALGGYFVQNAYSSGPPDLVIAGLTVIDPLVAVAIGITVLGEASQAPAWALIAFVIFGAVAILGVFGLARYHPQAKR, encoded by the coding sequence GTGCCCCCCGGACTTAGCGAGCTCAGCGAGACGATCGCCCTCGACCCGAAACAGTTCATCGGCATCCCGATCGCCCTCGTCGGAGCTGTCTTCCTCAGCCTCGGCGCGCAGTTCCAGCACCGCGGCGTCGCCAAGGTCGAGGCGCGCACCCACGGTGCCGACAAGGGGCTGAGCGTCAAGCAGCTCATGGCGTTGCTCGCCCGGCCGTCGTGGGTGATCGGCACCCTCATGCTCGGCCTCGCCGTCGTGTTCCAGCTCACCAGCCTCGGCTTCTCGCCCATCATCGTGGTGCAGCCGCTCGGTGCCGTGGCGCTCGTCATCACCGCGGTGCTCAACTCGCGGGTGAGCAAGGTGAAGCTGAACCGCAGCTCCGTCATCTCCATCGTGCTCTGCGTAGGAGGTGTGGGGCTGTTCGTGCTGGTCGCCGCGTTCACCGCCGTCGACAAGCCGGTCACCACGCGCGACCTCATCGTCATCCTCATCATCCTGGCGATCGTGCTCCTCCTGTTCGCCTTCGGTTTCGTGGTGCTGCGCCGCCGGTTCAAGGCGATCGCCTACATCGTCGGCGCCGGGGTGCTCTACGGCTTCGTGGCGACGCTCGCGAAGGTGGTCATCAGCCGCATCTTCCAGGCCCACTTCGAGTGGCTCACGGTGCTCGCCCTGATCGGCCTCCTCGCCGCCGCGGCGCTCGGCGGGTACTTCGTGCAGAACGCTTACTCCTCCGGCCCACCCGACCTGGTCATCGCGGGTCTCACGGTCATCGACCCGCTGGTGGCGGTGGCCATCGGCATCACGGTGCTCGGGGAGGCATCGCAGGCGCCGGCGTGGGCGCTGATCGCCTTCGTCATCTTCGGTGCCGTGGCCATTTTGGGTGTCTTCGGCCTCGCGCGATACCACCCTCAGGCGAAGCGCTAG
- a CDS encoding ATP-binding cassette domain-containing protein yields MSEPKVLSASDVTIEYPSHSVSPAYTAVKGFTLDIAPGEIVGLVGSSGSGKSTLAQLASGQAALRTAGDGSPRIVGGELEVLGYRVRGMRRSKAGKLALGVGYVAQDAGSRLTSNMTVAELVAEPLFLRDKRFDRHEAGLRAATLVDALLLPVGTMLKQPHELSSGQRQRVAVARGLILEPSLLIADEPTAGVDVSVRGAVIDVIAALQRRRGAAALIVSHDLDALRRSVDRIAIIHEGVVVGLGTIDEVLGDPRHPYVASLAREVLPEIDADAEPETEGDADGDAGGYELPYDDLDDDSDEPAYDDEAPGAHDADTVAHDTVAHDAVADGLESERTGNRGSTGPR; encoded by the coding sequence ATGAGTGAGCCGAAGGTCCTGTCCGCCTCCGATGTGACGATCGAGTATCCGTCGCACAGCGTGAGCCCCGCCTACACCGCCGTGAAGGGCTTCACGCTCGACATCGCGCCCGGCGAGATCGTCGGCCTGGTCGGCTCGAGCGGTTCGGGCAAGTCGACGCTCGCCCAGCTCGCCTCCGGGCAAGCGGCGTTGCGCACGGCGGGCGACGGCTCGCCCCGGATCGTGGGCGGCGAGCTCGAGGTCCTCGGCTACCGGGTGCGAGGCATGCGGCGATCGAAAGCGGGCAAGCTCGCCCTGGGTGTCGGCTACGTGGCGCAGGATGCGGGTTCGCGACTGACGTCGAACATGACGGTCGCCGAGCTGGTCGCCGAACCCCTCTTCCTCCGCGACAAGCGGTTCGACCGGCACGAAGCGGGCCTCAGGGCCGCGACCCTCGTCGATGCGCTGCTGCTGCCCGTGGGCACGATGCTGAAGCAGCCGCACGAGCTCTCGAGTGGCCAGCGCCAGCGGGTCGCCGTGGCCCGCGGCCTCATTCTCGAGCCTTCCCTGCTCATCGCCGACGAGCCCACCGCGGGAGTCGACGTCTCAGTGCGCGGCGCTGTGATCGACGTGATCGCGGCACTGCAACGCCGCCGCGGGGCTGCCGCGCTCATCGTCAGCCACGATCTCGACGCGCTGCGCCGCTCGGTCGACCGCATCGCGATCATCCACGAGGGCGTCGTCGTGGGGCTCGGCACCATCGACGAGGTGCTGGGCGACCCGAGGCACCCCTACGTGGCGAGTCTGGCCCGTGAGGTGCTGCCCGAGATCGACGCCGACGCCGAACCCGAGACCGAGGGTGACGCCGACGGAGATGCTGGGGGCTATGAGCTCCCGTACGACGACCTCGACGACGACTCCGATGAGCCCGCCTACGACGACGAGGCCCCCGGCGCCCACGACGCCGACACCGTCGCCCACGACACCGTCGCCCACGACGCCGTAGCCGACGGCCTTGAGTCCGAGCGAACCGGGAACCGCGGCTCCACCGGCCCCCGATGA
- a CDS encoding AzlD domain-containing protein — translation MSTWNIVLLASIICVGLKVLGYLIPAKAFEHPTIARIANLLTVALLAALIAVQTLGVGQSVQLDARVPAVVVAAVLYALKVPFVVVVIAAAVVAALIRAVF, via the coding sequence GTGAGCACCTGGAACATCGTGCTGCTCGCCTCGATCATCTGCGTGGGCCTGAAGGTGCTGGGCTACCTCATTCCGGCGAAGGCGTTCGAGCACCCGACCATCGCCCGCATCGCGAACCTGCTCACGGTGGCCCTCCTCGCGGCGCTGATCGCGGTGCAGACGCTCGGAGTCGGCCAGAGCGTGCAGCTCGACGCTCGGGTACCCGCTGTCGTCGTGGCGGCGGTGCTGTACGCGCTGAAGGTGCCGTTCGTCGTCGTGGTGATCGCCGCCGCGGTGGTGGCGGCGCTCATCCGCGCCGTGTTCTGA
- a CDS encoding DUF58 domain-containing protein — translation MATPTTDHRIPLPTIRGWGLVIASIAAFVVAHVVNRHELVYLACFLLAVPLYSFLWVALRRSSLSVRRIFTPESGSVGQNITVTLLVQNWGSLRTPTMLWSDEAAAPLAPSSPAVLPPLPGFASSALDTPVSTPLRYRLDTRSRGAHRVGPFTVSITDPFGCARRQLRVGSTDSVLVTPIALELARIDLRLATGDGAEQVSRRLVGGGEQDVIARKYLPGDSMRRVHWPATAKHGELMVRQDDQRNDQDAVVLLDAASFSETSWFDAAAATAGRSGRGFAGPGWGAGSGAGATGVEGLDQLLAGGPGGLDADEVAFEWAVSAVASIAVHLMNEGFGVRVVGAEGESGATSADEVYVAPFGASRILRDLAVVEPESLNDAAEFREAIDQASLTSPDAPPVFAVVADAPGAGDRIRDLAALSSHPVVFLVGGSALSGGSGSPAGTRRLRGAGRRRSEQGRGESSEAAALRGAGWAVVACRPGDDLPALWKSLGAARGLS, via the coding sequence ATGGCCACACCGACGACCGACCACCGCATCCCGCTCCCCACCATCAGGGGCTGGGGTCTCGTCATCGCGTCGATCGCCGCGTTCGTGGTTGCGCACGTGGTGAACCGGCACGAGCTGGTGTATCTCGCCTGCTTCCTCCTCGCGGTGCCGCTCTACTCCTTCCTCTGGGTGGCGCTTCGGCGCTCCTCCCTCAGCGTTCGTCGCATCTTCACTCCCGAGTCGGGCTCGGTCGGCCAGAACATCACCGTCACGCTGCTCGTGCAGAACTGGGGGAGCCTCCGCACCCCCACGATGCTGTGGTCCGACGAGGCCGCGGCGCCGCTCGCGCCGAGCTCTCCCGCCGTGCTGCCGCCGCTGCCGGGCTTCGCCTCGTCAGCACTCGACACGCCGGTCTCGACGCCCCTGCGCTATCGGCTCGACACCCGCTCGCGCGGAGCTCATCGGGTGGGTCCGTTCACGGTCTCGATCACCGATCCGTTCGGATGCGCTCGACGGCAGCTGCGGGTCGGTTCCACCGACAGCGTGCTGGTAACCCCGATCGCGCTCGAGCTCGCCCGCATCGACCTGCGCTTGGCCACCGGCGACGGGGCCGAGCAGGTCTCCCGGCGGCTCGTCGGCGGCGGCGAGCAGGACGTGATCGCGCGCAAGTACCTGCCCGGTGACTCGATGCGTCGCGTGCACTGGCCCGCCACCGCGAAGCACGGCGAGCTGATGGTGCGGCAAGACGACCAGCGCAACGATCAAGACGCCGTCGTACTGCTCGACGCGGCCTCGTTCAGCGAGACGTCGTGGTTCGACGCCGCCGCAGCGACGGCGGGGCGTTCGGGGCGTGGCTTCGCGGGACCGGGATGGGGCGCAGGCAGCGGTGCCGGGGCGACGGGCGTCGAAGGCCTCGACCAACTCCTGGCAGGTGGGCCCGGCGGTCTCGACGCCGACGAGGTGGCCTTCGAGTGGGCGGTCTCAGCGGTCGCCTCCATCGCGGTGCACCTCATGAACGAGGGCTTCGGCGTTCGGGTGGTGGGGGCTGAAGGCGAGTCGGGGGCGACGTCGGCCGACGAGGTCTACGTGGCACCGTTCGGTGCGTCGCGCATACTGCGCGATCTCGCCGTGGTCGAGCCGGAGTCGCTGAACGACGCCGCCGAGTTCCGTGAAGCCATCGACCAGGCCTCGCTCACCTCGCCCGACGCCCCACCGGTGTTCGCCGTCGTCGCCGACGCCCCCGGGGCCGGCGATCGCATCCGCGACCTCGCCGCCCTGTCGTCCCACCCCGTCGTCTTCCTCGTGGGCGGCTCCGCCCTGTCGGGTGGCTCGGGCTCACCGGCCGGCACGCGTCGGCTCCGCGGAGCGGGCCGACGCCGCTCGGAGCAGGGGCGCGGCGAGTCGAGCGAGGCGGCGGCACTGCGCGGTGCCGGCTGGGCCGTGGTGGCGTGCCGGCCCGGCGACGACCTGCCGGCGTTGTGGAAGTCGCTCGGCGCCGCGCGGGGGCTGTCGTGA
- a CDS encoding glycosyltransferase has product MGADTFSPDVNGSARFAEHLASGLASRGHDVHVVVPAASRKHGTWKEVYDGQVVTAHRLRSWRWYPHDWLRFALPWRIRQNSARIIDEVKPDVVHFQSHIVVGRGLSGEAEKRGIRIVGTNHVMPENMLQFSGIPKFLQAWAIGLQWAAARRSFIRADAVTAPTRRAADFFEKATGIHDVYAISCGINADSYTPDFTPRTENRILFVGRVAGEKQIDVLLKAVQQLPADLDVKLEIVGGGDQLKNLQVMAQQLGIGDRTTFTGYLSEEDLRKAYTRSTVFAMPSIAELQSIATMEAMASGLPVVAADAMALPHLVHDGENGYLFTPSDAGDLAAKLERVLGMPEPELEAFKRESLRIVSAHDIQRTLTTFEHLYRGEPVTDPVVIPPTREPDGAPRPS; this is encoded by the coding sequence ATCGGTGCCGACACCTTCTCACCCGACGTGAACGGCTCGGCGCGGTTCGCCGAGCACCTCGCCTCGGGGCTCGCTTCCCGCGGGCACGACGTGCACGTGGTGGTGCCGGCGGCGAGCCGCAAGCACGGCACCTGGAAAGAGGTCTACGACGGCCAGGTCGTCACGGCGCACCGGCTGCGCAGCTGGCGCTGGTACCCGCACGACTGGCTGCGGTTCGCCCTGCCGTGGCGCATCCGTCAGAACTCCGCTCGCATCATCGACGAGGTGAAGCCCGACGTGGTGCACTTCCAGTCGCACATCGTGGTGGGCCGGGGGCTCTCGGGCGAGGCCGAGAAGCGCGGCATCCGCATCGTGGGCACGAACCACGTGATGCCCGAGAACATGCTGCAGTTCAGCGGCATCCCGAAGTTCCTCCAGGCCTGGGCCATCGGCCTGCAATGGGCGGCGGCACGTCGTTCCTTCATCCGGGCGGATGCGGTGACGGCTCCCACCCGCCGTGCCGCCGACTTCTTCGAGAAGGCGACGGGCATCCACGATGTCTACGCCATCTCCTGCGGCATCAACGCCGACAGCTACACCCCCGACTTCACCCCGCGCACCGAGAACCGCATCCTCTTCGTCGGACGGGTGGCGGGGGAGAAGCAGATCGACGTGCTGCTGAAGGCGGTTCAGCAGCTGCCCGCCGACCTCGACGTGAAGCTCGAGATCGTGGGCGGCGGAGACCAGCTGAAGAACCTGCAGGTCATGGCCCAGCAGCTCGGCATCGGCGATCGCACCACCTTCACCGGGTACCTCTCCGAAGAAGACCTCCGCAAGGCCTACACGCGGTCGACCGTGTTCGCGATGCCCTCCATCGCCGAACTGCAGAGCATCGCCACCATGGAGGCCATGGCGAGCGGTCTGCCGGTCGTCGCCGCCGACGCGATGGCGCTGCCGCACCTCGTTCACGACGGCGAGAACGGCTACCTGTTCACCCCGAGCGACGCGGGCGACCTCGCGGCGAAGCTCGAGAGGGTGCTGGGCATGCCCGAGCCCGAGCTCGAGGCGTTCAAGCGCGAGTCGCTCCGCATCGTGTCGGCGCACGACATCCAGCGCACGCTGACCACCTTCGAGCACCTCTACCGCGGCGAGCCCGTCACCGACCCGGTCGTCATTCCCCCCACCCGCGAGCCCGATGGAGCTCCCCGCCCGTCCTGA
- a CDS encoding AzlC family ABC transporter permease, which produces MAARSPEERAAVRAGLAVGLATAVYGVSFGALATLSGLDVWQTCFLSLVMFTGGSQFALIGVLASGGLAAGPAAITSAALLGTRNVFYSIRMSPVIGRGFLRRAAAAQLTIDESVAVATAQPTLRSQRLGFWVTGVAIYLGWNLTTLVGALIGDLLGDVSAYGLDAAAAAAFLGLLWPRLKERQTQAVAVGAAVVATLLTPVLVPGLPVLVAASVAVVVGAFNLLGARRTS; this is translated from the coding sequence ATGGCCGCCCGATCGCCGGAGGAGCGCGCAGCCGTGCGCGCGGGTCTCGCCGTGGGCCTCGCCACCGCCGTCTACGGCGTCTCGTTCGGAGCTCTCGCCACCCTCTCGGGCCTCGACGTCTGGCAGACCTGCTTCCTCAGCCTCGTCATGTTCACCGGCGGCTCGCAGTTCGCCCTCATCGGCGTGCTGGCCTCGGGCGGGCTCGCCGCGGGGCCTGCGGCCATCACGAGTGCAGCGCTCCTCGGCACGCGCAACGTGTTCTACTCCATCCGCATGTCGCCCGTCATCGGCCGAGGCTTCCTGCGCCGGGCCGCCGCCGCGCAGCTCACCATCGACGAGTCGGTGGCGGTGGCGACCGCGCAGCCGACCCTCCGCAGCCAGCGCCTCGGATTCTGGGTGACAGGCGTCGCCATCTACCTGGGGTGGAACCTGACCACCCTTGTCGGAGCGCTCATCGGCGACCTCCTCGGCGACGTGAGCGCCTACGGTCTCGACGCGGCCGCTGCGGCGGCCTTCCTGGGCCTTCTCTGGCCGCGGCTGAAGGAACGGCAGACCCAGGCCGTGGCGGTGGGCGCCGCCGTCGTGGCGACACTGCTCACCCCCGTGCTGGTGCCGGGCCTGCCCGTGCTGGTCGCCGCATCCGTCGCCGTGGTCGTGGGAGCGTTCAACCTGCTGGGAGCGAGGCGCACCTCGTGA
- a CDS encoding transglutaminaseTgpA domain-containing protein, translated as MAAGIGAALFSLSPLLQGIGWWFAVMAMVTVLLGGMAVIRGRGAPELVVVLSAAVGWAVLVVLLYAPGSLWFVFPTVGTLTDLGADLDAARVSIAVQEAPAVADGAITQLLVMSVGLIAVVSDELASGLRTPVLSGVGPVAILSIAPLVRRDDPNLVVYVCTAVAWLGVLWFGSRIGRGQEYGASSPPGGVSARANPTLTRAGRNGLAATGLGAAAIATMIVVPTVTPGLTADSFTEPGGNLLPSVYSTGIDPSIQLGRDLRRSEPVLSLTYSTDSEEGLYLRMLTLGDFSTGAWEPEQPYSANGYTDGESFGSPPGLAADVPVAETTTSVTIAALRSDWLPLPYPTQQVDGLDDGWLLTPSTFTMTDLRGDTRGLAYQVTSLSPQPTAEQLAVAGSVIPDPLLDYLALPGGLPPVIADTAAAVTAGASTGYERAVALQEYFRSDQFSYSLQTPVEGGFDGDTADAIAVFLDVKSGYCVHYSAAMAVMARTLGIPSRIAVGYAPGQSPDSTAAGGAVYEVYTDQLHAWPELYFEGVGWLPFEPTPGLDFTPPDYSLPDYAQQSSTSDTSAPAPSSTSTSAAERPDDALDVGAVQSPEQLALGQLRGWASFVGIVAAVALVVLTPWAIRRLRRRNRFARLLHHPLPGTLAWAEWEDTLDDHRVQRSQGDTVHDLERRLLDELPLDSEAEEALGRLRRAVEREQYGVPDGVDADARGAIESDLRRLLTAIDAGEERGARYRARFVPVSLLRRRRSTPAAGAFAP; from the coding sequence GTGGCGGCGGGGATCGGCGCCGCGCTCTTCTCCTTGAGCCCGCTGCTGCAGGGCATCGGGTGGTGGTTCGCCGTCATGGCGATGGTGACCGTGCTGCTCGGAGGGATGGCCGTCATCCGCGGGCGAGGCGCGCCCGAGCTCGTGGTCGTGCTGTCGGCGGCGGTCGGCTGGGCCGTGCTGGTCGTGCTGCTCTACGCACCGGGTTCGCTCTGGTTCGTCTTCCCGACCGTCGGCACCCTGACCGACCTCGGCGCCGATCTCGACGCGGCTCGCGTCTCGATAGCCGTGCAGGAGGCACCGGCCGTCGCCGACGGGGCCATCACCCAGCTGCTGGTGATGTCGGTGGGGCTCATCGCCGTGGTCTCCGACGAGCTCGCCTCCGGTCTGCGCACGCCGGTGCTGAGCGGTGTCGGACCGGTCGCCATTCTCTCCATCGCCCCCCTGGTGCGCCGCGACGACCCGAACTTGGTCGTGTACGTGTGCACCGCCGTCGCCTGGCTCGGCGTGCTGTGGTTCGGCTCGCGCATCGGCCGCGGCCAGGAGTACGGCGCATCCTCGCCCCCCGGCGGCGTTTCGGCTCGCGCGAACCCCACGCTGACGCGAGCTGGTCGCAACGGCCTGGCGGCGACGGGCCTCGGCGCTGCGGCGATCGCCACCATGATCGTCGTGCCGACCGTCACCCCGGGCCTCACCGCGGACTCGTTCACCGAACCCGGCGGCAACCTGTTGCCCTCGGTGTACAGCACCGGCATCGACCCGTCGATCCAGCTGGGCCGAGACCTCCGCCGCAGCGAGCCCGTGCTCTCGTTGACGTACTCGACCGACTCCGAGGAGGGACTCTACCTCCGCATGCTCACCCTCGGCGACTTCTCGACCGGCGCCTGGGAGCCCGAGCAGCCCTACTCGGCGAACGGATACACCGACGGGGAGTCGTTCGGGAGCCCACCCGGGCTCGCTGCCGACGTGCCCGTCGCCGAGACCACCACCTCCGTGACGATAGCCGCTCTCCGCAGCGACTGGCTTCCCCTCCCGTACCCCACGCAACAGGTCGACGGTCTCGACGACGGCTGGCTGCTGACGCCGTCGACATTCACGATGACCGACCTGCGTGGAGACACCAGGGGCCTCGCCTACCAGGTCACCTCGCTGTCTCCGCAGCCCACCGCCGAGCAGCTCGCTGTGGCGGGGTCGGTCATTCCCGACCCCCTGCTCGACTACCTGGCGCTGCCCGGCGGACTCCCGCCCGTCATCGCCGACACCGCCGCCGCCGTCACCGCGGGGGCGTCGACCGGGTACGAGCGAGCGGTTGCACTGCAGGAGTACTTCCGCTCCGACCAGTTCAGCTACTCCCTGCAGACCCCCGTCGAAGGCGGGTTCGATGGCGACACGGCCGACGCCATCGCTGTCTTCCTCGACGTGAAGTCGGGTTACTGCGTCCATTACTCCGCGGCGATGGCCGTGATGGCACGAACGCTCGGCATCCCGTCCCGCATCGCGGTCGGCTACGCACCCGGTCAATCGCCCGACTCCACCGCCGCCGGTGGTGCGGTCTACGAGGTCTACACCGACCAGCTGCACGCCTGGCCGGAGCTCTACTTCGAGGGTGTCGGCTGGCTGCCGTTCGAGCCCACCCCCGGGCTCGACTTCACACCGCCCGACTACAGCCTGCCCGACTACGCGCAGCAGTCGTCGACCAGCGACACGTCAGCGCCCGCCCCGAGCAGCACCTCCACGTCGGCCGCGGAACGACCCGACGACGCTCTCGACGTGGGCGCCGTGCAGAGCCCGGAGCAGCTCGCCCTCGGTCAGCTGCGCGGCTGGGCCTCGTTCGTGGGGATCGTCGCCGCCGTCGCTCTGGTCGTACTGACCCCCTGGGCCATCCGTCGGTTGCGCCGGCGCAACCGCTTCGCGCGCCTGCTGCATCACCCGCTGCCGGGAACCCTCGCCTGGGCGGAGTGGGAAGACACGCTCGACGATCACCGCGTGCAGCGATCGCAGGGCGACACCGTGCACGATCTCGAGCGGCGTCTGCTCGACGAGCTGCCGCTCGACAGCGAGGCAGAGGAGGCTCTCGGCCGACTGCGCCGGGCCGTGGAGCGGGAGCAGTACGGGGTGCCCGACGGGGTCGATGCGGATGCGCGGGGCGCGATCGAGAGCGACCTGCGTCGGCTCCTCACGGCCATCGACGCCGGTGAGGAACGTGGGGCGCGGTATCGGGCTCGATTCGTCCCGGTGTCACTCCTGCGTCGTCGCCGGTCGACGCCCGCGGCGGGGGCGTTCGCTCCGTAG
- a CDS encoding D-isomer specific 2-hydroxyacid dehydrogenase family protein, translated as MTETPHPGPLAVLPSADPLFVDAVRSAGGTVAPLSSATRGIVWLDNAGGAGLDEVLDSHPAVDWVQLPWAGVDAFAEVLRRHDRPGRVWTSAKGAYARPVAEHALTLLLGLLRLMPTRIRADSWGGKGGTSLHGLHVLIVGAGGIAQELLRLLRPFGVDVTMVRRKTTAVPDAARTVGIDRLDEALASADVVVLAAPLTPATTGLFDAQRIARLKPGAYLVNVARGAFLDTDALVAALDDGRLAGAGLDVTDPEPLPDGHPLWRHPSAIVTPHTADTPEMTRPLLADRVRANVGAYLDGGGFTGVVDPGQGY; from the coding sequence ATGACCGAGACGCCGCATCCCGGCCCGCTCGCCGTCCTCCCCTCCGCCGACCCTCTCTTCGTCGACGCGGTGCGCTCGGCGGGCGGCACCGTGGCGCCCCTGTCCTCGGCCACCCGCGGTATCGTCTGGCTCGACAACGCGGGCGGTGCCGGTCTCGATGAGGTGCTCGACTCGCACCCCGCTGTCGACTGGGTGCAGCTGCCGTGGGCGGGCGTCGACGCCTTCGCCGAGGTGCTGCGGCGGCACGACCGCCCCGGGCGGGTCTGGACGAGTGCGAAGGGCGCCTACGCGCGGCCCGTCGCCGAGCACGCCCTCACCCTGCTGCTGGGGCTGCTCCGACTGATGCCCACGCGCATCCGCGCCGACTCCTGGGGCGGCAAGGGCGGTACGTCGCTCCACGGGCTCCACGTGCTGATCGTCGGCGCCGGGGGCATCGCACAAGAGCTCCTGCGGCTCCTCCGGCCCTTCGGGGTCGACGTCACGATGGTACGCCGCAAGACGACGGCGGTTCCGGATGCGGCGCGCACCGTCGGCATCGATCGCCTCGACGAGGCGCTGGCGTCCGCCGACGTGGTCGTGCTCGCGGCGCCGCTCACACCCGCCACGACAGGACTGTTCGATGCGCAGAGGATCGCCCGTCTGAAACCCGGGGCCTACCTCGTGAACGTCGCACGAGGAGCCTTCCTCGACACGGATGCTCTGGTCGCCGCCCTCGACGACGGTCGCCTCGCCGGGGCCGGCCTCGACGTCACCGACCCCGAACCCCTGCCCGACGGGCACCCGCTCTGGCGGCACCCGAGCGCCATCGTCACCCCGCACACCGCGGACACGCCCGAGATGACCAGACCGCTGCTCGCCGACCGCGTGCGCGCGAACGTCGGCGCGTACCTCGACGGAGGCGGATTCACGGGCGTCGTCGACCCCGGCCAGGGGTACTGA
- the def gene encoding peptide deformylase: MAVLPIRISGDPVLHSPAREVEQIDDELRTLVADMFETMDAAPGVGLAAPQVGVPLRVFVYGWTDDDDVEHRGVAVNPELFITPTSTEPADPDDESEGCLSFPGERFPLARGARALLRATDLEGARYELEVDGWLARIFQHEFDHLEGRLYVDRLGRPFDRVAQKIERKRGWGVAGLSWLPGRDDLDA; the protein is encoded by the coding sequence ATGGCCGTTCTCCCGATCCGGATCTCCGGAGACCCCGTGCTGCACTCCCCCGCCCGCGAGGTGGAGCAGATCGACGACGAACTGCGCACCCTGGTCGCCGACATGTTCGAGACGATGGATGCGGCGCCCGGGGTGGGTCTCGCCGCACCGCAGGTGGGCGTGCCGCTTCGCGTCTTCGTCTACGGCTGGACCGACGACGACGACGTCGAGCACCGCGGCGTCGCTGTGAACCCCGAGTTGTTCATCACCCCCACCTCGACCGAGCCGGCCGACCCCGACGACGAGTCGGAGGGCTGCCTCTCCTTCCCGGGTGAGCGCTTCCCGCTCGCCCGCGGCGCCCGCGCCCTGTTGCGCGCCACCGACCTGGAGGGCGCCCGCTACGAGCTCGAGGTCGACGGTTGGCTCGCCCGCATCTTCCAGCACGAGTTCGACCACCTCGAAGGACGCCTGTACGTCGACCGTCTGGGCAGGCCGTTCGACCGGGTGGCCCAGAAGATCGAGCGCAAGCGCGGCTGGGGTGTCGCAGGGCTCAGCTGGCTGCCGGGGCGCGACGACCTCGACGCCTGA
- a CDS encoding AAA family ATPase, which translates to MANLERVIDGKTEAATLALIVLIAEGHLLVEDVPGVGKTTLAKALATSVGCTVSRIQFTPDLLPSDVTGVSIYNQVDHAFEFKRGAIFANIVIADEINRASPKTQSALLECMEEQQVSLDGTTHPLDPPFIVVATQNPIEMEGTYALPEAQRDRFMARISMGYPDAAAELSMLHHRETTSPLDQLTAVVDKSQLAEMIETARSIYVSRAVESYVVSIVQATRSHPEFRLGASPRGTLHLVRAAKVLAALNGREFVVPDDVNQLVVPILAHRIVATRRAAGDARGGGLQAIATALRAIVAATPVPLTRSRGA; encoded by the coding sequence ATGGCGAACCTCGAGCGGGTCATCGACGGCAAGACCGAGGCCGCGACCCTCGCCCTCATCGTCCTGATCGCCGAGGGGCACCTGCTCGTCGAAGACGTCCCCGGTGTGGGCAAGACCACCCTGGCGAAGGCACTGGCGACGAGTGTCGGATGCACGGTGAGCCGCATCCAGTTCACCCCCGACCTCCTTCCCTCCGACGTCACGGGTGTGTCGATCTACAACCAGGTCGACCACGCGTTCGAGTTCAAACGGGGGGCGATCTTCGCCAACATCGTCATCGCCGACGAGATCAACCGGGCCTCGCCGAAGACCCAGTCGGCACTTCTGGAGTGCATGGAGGAGCAGCAGGTCTCGCTCGACGGCACGACGCATCCGCTCGACCCGCCCTTCATCGTCGTGGCGACCCAGAACCCGATCGAGATGGAGGGCACCTACGCTCTGCCCGAGGCCCAGCGCGACCGCTTCATGGCCCGCATCTCGATGGGCTACCCCGACGCCGCGGCCGAGCTCTCGATGCTGCACCACCGCGAGACGACGAGTCCGCTCGACCAGCTCACCGCCGTCGTCGACAAGTCGCAGCTCGCCGAGATGATCGAGACCGCGCGTTCCATCTACGTCAGCCGGGCCGTCGAGTCGTACGTGGTCTCGATCGTGCAGGCGACCCGCAGCCACCCCGAGTTCAGGCTCGGCGCGAGCCCCCGCGGAACGCTGCATCTCGTGCGGGCGGCGAAGGTGCTGGCGGCGTTGAACGGCCGGGAGTTCGTGGTGCCCGACGATGTCAATCAGCTCGTGGTGCCCATCCTCGCCCACCGCATCGTCGCCACCCGCCGTGCGGCGGGCGACGCGCGGGGCGGAGGCCTCCAAGCCATCGCCACTGCCCTCCGGGCCATCGTCGCTGCGACACCCGTGCCCCTGACCAGGTCGCGCGGCGCCTGA